A window of the Gossypium hirsutum isolate 1008001.06 chromosome A05, Gossypium_hirsutum_v2.1, whole genome shotgun sequence genome harbors these coding sequences:
- the LOC107890812 gene encoding fatty acid amide hydrolase, which produces MTVFILYNQCYLHKLIIKYIYWLNTVVFLFNPLPCCILALTTTTHHSCKFFSGKMGLFKAAGVVYKPVEEIDLGPDSNEFYLKANVKAPRMAGFLVKIFAWFLESRIIGTLLLYILKRNNLIHKLVSNATLEEAPMFVPLHPFVDLNEQEVEQIDSDASPAERVQRAMNCLPLTLEKSVDDSNSSSFRRWTIADYSRAYSSGEITPRKVAEQFINAVHESSRAALPMSFFINYDAEDILKQATESTLRYERGDPISALDGVPIAIKDEIDCSPYPTTGGTKWLHKVRPCTGDACCVMRLRSCGAIIVGKTNMHELGAGTSGINPHYGTTRNPYHPNKIAGGSSSGSAAVVSAGLCPAALGVDGGGSVRMPASLCGVIGFKPTFGRIPHTGVLPLNWTVGMVGILAGTLEDALIVYAAISGQLPSHEPTILPPKLLFPLLNSTNPISEIKFARYGEWFNDCSDEIRICCSNALHLLCEHYKWKTVEVTIPEIESMRLAHYLTIGSECTTSLSSALEKLDFAELGWDARVALRVYGAFNSKEYIKAQKMRNRQMQIHKNIFAKADVIVAPTTGVTAYSIFDDALKTGELDYINGAALVRYQIAGNFLGLPAVTVPVGYDKEGLPIGLQFIGKPWSEPTLMHIAFAMQALCISHHRKPKVFYNLLHKN; this is translated from the exons ATGACAGTTTTCATTTTATATAACCAATGTTACTTACACAAGTTgatcataaaatatatttattggtTGAACACTGTTGTTTTCTTGTTTAACCCTCTGCCTTGTTGCATTCTTGCTCTAACCACCACTACCCACCACTCTTGCAAGTTTTTTTCCGGTAAAATGGGACTATTCAAGGCTGCTGGCGTTGTTTACAAGCCGGTCGAGGAGATTGATCTTGGTCCTGACAGCAATGAGTTTTATCTCAAAGCCAATGTTAAAG CTCCTCGCATGGCTGGATTTCTTGTCAAAATATTTGCTTGGTTCCTGGAGTCAAGGATCATTGGAACGTTATTGTTGTATATATTGAAGAGGAACAACCTAATTCACAAG CTTGTTTCCAATGCAACGCTGGAGGAGGCACCTATGTTTGTTCCTTTGCATCCATTTGTTG ACCTTAATGAACAAGAAGTTGAACAAATTGACTCTGATGCATCGCCAGCAGAACGAGTTCAACGGGCAATGAATTGTCTTCCTTTGACCTTAGAGAAGTCAGTAGATGATTCAAATTCCAGCAGCTTCCGACGCTGGACAATAGCGGATTATTCAAGAGCCTATAGTTCTGGAGAAATAACTCCCCGGAAG GTTGCGGAGCAATTTATAAATGCCGTGCATGAATCTTCCCGTGCTGCTTTGCCAATGTCCTTCTTCATTAACTATGATGCTGAAGATATCCTGAAACAAGCTACAGAATCAACTCTTCGGTACGAAAGAG GGGATCCGATATCAGCTCTAGACGGAGTCCCAATAGCTATCAAGGATGAAATAGATTGTTCTCCATATCCAACAACAG GAGGTACAAAGTGGCTGCACAAGGTTAGACCTTGCACGGGTGACGCATGCTGTGTTATGCGGCTCAGATCCTGTGGTGCTATAATTGTTGGAAAGACTAATATGCATGAGCTTGGAGCAGGAACAAGTGGGATAAATCCTCACTATGG GACTACCAGAAATCCGTATCATCCCAACAAAATCGCTGGTGGTTCTTCCAGCGGATCTGCTGCAGTAGTATCTGCAGGATTATGCCCTGCTGCTCTTGGTGTGGATGGAGGAG GATCTGTGCGGATGCCCGCATCCCTTTGTGGTGTTATAGGATTCAAACCGACTTTTGGGCGCATACCTCATACAGG TGTTCTTCCTCTGAACTGGACAGTAGGAATGGTTGGAATACTAGCAGGCACCTTAGAGGATGCATTGATTGT CTATGCTGCCATTAGTGGCCAACTTCCATCACATGAGCCAACAATTTTACCT CCCAAGTTACTTTTTCCCCTGCTGAACTCAACAAATCCAATATCAGAAATCAAGTTTGCAAGATATGGAGAG TGGTTCAACGATTGCAGTGACGAAATCAGAATATGCTGTTCCAATGCTTTGCACTTGCTTTGTGAGCATTACAAGTGGAAG ACTGTAGAGGTTACTATACCAGAGATAGAGTCGATGCGGCTGGCCCATTATCTGACCATTGGCTCCGAATGCACAACTTCACTGAGTTCCGCTCTCGAAAAGCT GGATTTTGCAGAACTAGGATGGGATGCAAGAGTAGCACTTAGGGTATACGGTGCTTTCAACAGCAAAGAGTACATAAAAGCTCAGAAAATGAG GAACCGCCAGATGCAGATTCATAAGAACATATTTGCCAAGGCAGATGTCATAGTTGCTCCAACAACAGG TGTGACTGCATACTCAATATTTGATGATGCTCTAAAAACCGGTGAGCTCGATTACATAAATGGAG CTGCCCTTGTTCGATATCAGATAGCAGGAAACTTTTTAGGACTACCTGCTGTGACCGTTCCT GTTGGCTATGATAAAGAAGGTTTGCCAATTGGTCTTCAATTTATAGGGAAGCCATGGTCAGAACCCACATTAATGCACATAGCATTTGCAATGCAG GCCTTGTGCATCTCACACCATAGGAAGCCTAAAGTCTTCTATAATCTACTTCATAAGAATTGA
- the LOC121229647 gene encoding uncharacterized protein codes for MELKDLQSDLEALRELYGLIRYGDVTSNVILGERSKLLLKDLLDGATKRVLETHIKIIAEAEHGICGNTFSSESGKWLVESRPCVSSNILNATPDVIRDSVKESKHPAFSSSKDEDYPNQLTTHEVISQQSRFTLDKSENRKKNCEFNKKSSMKQHSTAKILSKDAKQQGWQCDPLGHFYQAIGDDKNLSERNETNMELLKSNETMRQSSICGLRGIESVSSSSNSVASGDNLADLYEKGGEAVNNFSKDIDNVVKHIESHISALRLLSKLAEATKAPMPTSVYPMVQAKEHLVKKNELSHDVDPFSDRDDMQLIGLVSQRNGKKDDSNGICHVLGQSTNDLLDEITSKRRRIQHKEMGQTCNHIVRSDSRVNKKTGNWNVSDMLEADGYKQNENTGCYVHGLRIPTKQDDITKRSPMPVKTPFPISIDRGKESSPTISKLRSSPPYQSTESKALSHKRSLAHEILPKQEKGGMGILRHKILLHQQEPEESSTSGSGSSGSSDNEAYSLLSEDSSTSMSSRFDHGAREESSSSSISSDYRDASESDRLHPSRTHKLIHPTDSEPEKAEGRRVGRLRKITNKLGLIFHHHHHHHHHRYDHHDSGDRSHGAHTKSLWTPLHKIFHPRNRNEVDEGKLRKAKASNAPVKHQVGHFHALVDGLMQHLRHSKQSKASKSGMGWLGKNQHKENRKVKQLHWWQMFQRQGGVKLPNRRRVKVGFMSKKKQLRVPKLK; via the exons ATGGAACTGAAGGATTTGCAATCTGATCTTGAAGCTTTAAGAGAATTATATGGACTTATACGTTATGGTGATGTTACAAGCAATGTGATT TTAGGTGAAAGATCAAAGCTCTTACTCAAGGATCTTCTAGATGGAGCTACAAAGAGAGTTTTGGAGACACATATAAAG ATAATAGCAGAAGCAGAACATGGTATTTGTGGCAATACCTTCTCTTCTGAATCTGGAAAATGGTTAGTAGAGTCTCGGCCTTGTgtttcatcaaatattttaaatgctACACCAGATGTAATTCGTGATTCGGTAAAAGAATCAAAGCACCCTGCATTCAGTTCATCGAAAGATGAAGATTATCCTAACCAGCTAACAACTCATGAAGTTATCTCGCAGCAATCTAGATTCACCTTAGACAAAtctgaaaatagaaagaaaaattgTGAGTTCAACAAGAAAAGCAGTATGAAGCAGCACAGTACAGCCAAGATTTTAAGCAAAGATGCTAAGCAACAAGGTTGGCAATGTGATCCTCTTGGACATTTTTATCAAGCCATTGGGGATGACAAGAATTTGTCAGAGAGAAATGAAACAAATATGGAGCTGTTGAAAAGCAATGAAACAATGAGGCAGAGTAGTATTTGTGGATTGCGAGGTATTGAATCAGTTTCTAGCTCCTCAAATTCTGTAGCTTCTGGAGATAATCTTGCTGATCTGTATGAAAAGGGAGGGGAGGCAGTAAATAATTTCTCCAAAGACATCGATAATGTAGTCAAGCACATTGAATCCCACATTTCAGCTTTGCGTTTGTTATCAAAGTTGGCGGAAGCTACCAAAGCCCCTATGCCTACATCAGTGTATCCTATGGTACAAGCAAAAGAACATTTGGTTAAAAAGAATGAACTAAGTCATGATGTTGATCCTTTTTCAGATAGGGATGATATGCAGCTAATTGGATTGGTCAGTcaaagaaatggaaagaaagatgaCTCAAATGGGATTTGTCATGTGTTAGGTCAAAGTACAAATGACTTGTTGGACGAGATAACGAGCAAAAGGAGGAGGATTCAACACAAGGAGATGGGCCAGACTTGCAACCATATTGTAAGGAGTGATAGTAGGGTGAATAAAAAGACAGGTAACTGGAATGTGAGTGACATGCTAGAAGCAGATGGCtataaacaaaatgaaaatacTGGTTGCTATGTTCATGGATTAAGGATTCCAACTAAGCAGGATGATATCACCAAGAGGTCTCCCATGCCTGTAAAAACTCCCTTTCCGATCTCAATAGATAGAGGGAAAGAATCATCACCAACCATATCAAAATTAAGATCTTCACCACCTTACCAGTCAACAGAATCTAAGGCTCTTAGTCATAAGAGAAGCCTAGCACATGAGATTCTACCCAAACAGGAAAAAGGCGGTATGGGGATTTTGCGGCATAAGATTCTACTGCATCAGCAAGAACCTGAGGAGTCTTCTACTTCTGGCAGTGGCAGTAGTGGCAGCAGTGACAATGAGGCTTATTCTTTACTGAGTGAGGACAGTTCAACTTCAATGTCCAGTAGGTTTGATCATGGAGCACGTGAAGAAAGCAGTAGTTCATCAATTAGCAGTGATTACAGGGATGCTAGTGAATCAGATAGATTGCATCCTTCCAGAACACACAAATTAATCCATCCAACAGACTCTGAGCCTGAGAAAGCTGAGGGTCGAAGGGTCGGACGGCTGAGGAAGATCACAAACAAGTTAGGGCTAATTTTTCATCACCatcatcaccatcaccatcaccgTTACGATCACCATGATAGTGGCGATCGCTCCCACGGTGCGCACACCAAATCTTTGTGGACACCTTTGCACAAGATTTTTCATCCCAGAAACAGAAATGAAGTTGATGAAGGTAAATTAAGAAAAGCAAAGGCGAGTAATGCGCCGGTCAAGCATCAGGTAGGGCATTTTCATGCACTAGTTGACGGACTGATGCAGCACCTTCGGCACTCAAAGCAATCAAAAGCTTCAAAAAGTGGGATGGGATGGCTAGGAAAGAACCAACATAAAGAAAACAGGAAGGTGAAGCAATTACATTGGTGGCAGATGTTTCAGCGTCAAGGTGGAGTAAAATTACCCAATAGAAGGCGTGTCAAGGTAGGGTTTATGAGTAAAAAAAAGCAGCTTAGGGTACCTAAGTTGAAATAG